The Metabacillus schmidteae genome includes a region encoding these proteins:
- a CDS encoding endonuclease MutS2, with amino-acid sequence MNKKTIESLEYNKVLALLSEYAMSEAAKQRALNLLPITDERKIKRWQNETTEACKIIEKSSSIPVHSLHGVEQIVTLVDKGYLPTPEQFEFLGAFLDSVKKIKRFMMKQDYHAPTVSSYAYSLYELQDLADEITRCIRNNQVDDYASRALSKIRNKLVTLDEKIKTKIAQIMKASSSYLQEQVISIRNGRYVVPVKSEYKRKFSGTIVDQSSSGQTVFMEPSDLNKLQDELTYLKVEEELEIQKVLGQLTDMTAVYKQELLINIEGMVSYDFIFAKAKLSKHMNGYEVNIQSDEGFEILNARHPLLGASAVPLSVTLGKDYMALVITGPNTGGKTVTIKTIGLLTMMVQSGLHIPADPTSCFSIVKNIYVDIGDQQSIEHSLSTFSSHITNVIEILNHSRENTLVILDEIGSGTDPREGMGLAISILEALYHSGALLVATTHYSEIKDFAEKASGFQNGSMDFDIETLQPLYKLIVGKGGDSQAFSIAQKLGMPMKIIQRAKEICDRHSTEEITIIPATKDRVRTPKKDEHRVMNKQIHTYQVGDAVWIPHLQTKGIIEKTINPMGELKLIVKGEKITLNHKRVKPFIQSEELYPEEYDLNQVFEEKDVRKKKKLMKRKHVDGVVIEYMEE; translated from the coding sequence TTGAACAAAAAAACAATTGAAAGTCTTGAATACAATAAAGTCTTAGCATTACTTAGTGAATACGCAATGAGCGAGGCAGCAAAACAAAGAGCTCTAAACCTTTTACCTATCACTGATGAAAGAAAAATAAAAAGATGGCAAAACGAAACAACAGAAGCATGCAAAATCATTGAGAAATCATCAAGTATCCCTGTTCACTCATTACACGGAGTAGAGCAAATCGTTACACTAGTTGATAAAGGCTACTTGCCTACACCAGAACAATTCGAGTTTTTAGGAGCCTTTTTAGATAGTGTGAAAAAAATTAAACGATTTATGATGAAACAAGACTATCACGCTCCGACAGTTAGTTCATATGCATACTCTTTATATGAGTTACAAGATCTTGCAGATGAAATAACAAGGTGTATAAGGAATAATCAGGTAGATGATTATGCAAGTAGAGCACTATCAAAAATTAGAAACAAGCTAGTCACTCTTGATGAGAAAATAAAAACAAAGATCGCCCAAATTATGAAGGCATCTTCCTCGTACCTCCAAGAACAGGTCATTAGCATTCGAAACGGACGATATGTTGTACCTGTGAAAAGTGAATATAAACGGAAATTTTCCGGTACAATTGTTGATCAATCCTCAAGTGGGCAAACCGTTTTTATGGAACCGAGTGATTTAAATAAACTGCAAGACGAACTGACCTACCTAAAAGTAGAAGAGGAATTAGAGATCCAAAAGGTCTTAGGACAACTAACAGATATGACAGCAGTTTATAAACAGGAATTACTCATTAATATTGAAGGAATGGTTTCGTATGACTTTATTTTTGCGAAAGCAAAGTTAAGTAAACATATGAATGGATATGAGGTGAACATCCAATCCGATGAAGGGTTTGAAATACTGAATGCAAGACATCCATTACTTGGTGCAAGTGCGGTTCCACTATCAGTGACTTTAGGAAAAGATTACATGGCCTTAGTTATAACTGGTCCCAATACAGGTGGTAAAACCGTTACAATAAAAACGATAGGTCTACTCACCATGATGGTGCAATCAGGACTTCATATTCCAGCAGATCCTACCAGCTGTTTTAGTATTGTGAAAAATATTTATGTGGATATCGGTGACCAACAAAGCATTGAGCACTCCTTAAGCACGTTTTCGTCTCATATTACAAATGTCATCGAGATATTAAATCATTCACGTGAAAACACTCTCGTCATTCTTGATGAAATCGGCTCGGGGACAGATCCGCGAGAAGGGATGGGATTAGCCATTTCAATCCTTGAAGCACTATATCATTCAGGAGCCCTGCTTGTTGCTACTACACATTATAGTGAAATTAAGGATTTTGCAGAGAAAGCAAGCGGATTCCAAAATGGCTCAATGGATTTTGATATTGAAACTCTGCAACCTCTATATAAATTAATTGTTGGTAAGGGAGGAGATAGTCAAGCGTTCTCAATTGCCCAAAAGCTAGGGATGCCGATGAAGATTATCCAAAGGGCAAAGGAGATTTGCGATCGTCACTCAACAGAAGAGATAACAATCATTCCTGCCACAAAGGATAGAGTAAGAACACCTAAAAAGGATGAACATAGAGTGATGAATAAGCAAATTCACACCTATCAAGTAGGAGACGCGGTTTGGATTCCACATCTTCAAACTAAGGGAATTATAGAAAAAACAATAAATCCGATGGGAGAACTAAAGTTGATTGTGAAAGGAGAAAAAATAACACTCAATCATAAACGGGTAAAACCTTTTATACAGTCTGAAGAATTATATCCCGAAGAATATGACTTGAACCAGGTTTTTGAAGAAAAAGATGTTCGTAAGAAGAAAAAGTTAATGAAAAGAAAGCATGTCGATGGCGTTGTCATTGAATATATGGAAGAATAA
- a CDS encoding FAD-dependent oxidoreductase, which yields MKIAVIGCTHAGTAAVSNMVKLYPEAEITVYEKNDNISFLSCGIALHVSGVVRDPNGLFYCTPEELTDLGVNMRMKHEVNDINIEEKTIMAKDLTTNRIVHDTFDKLVLTTGSWPVIPKIEGIDMENVLLCKNFHHANTIIEKAKDAQNIVVVGAGYIGIELVEAFEMSGKNVTLIDGEERILSKYLDESFTNVVEQDFQERGVKLALGETVTRFAGVDGKVTGVETTKGTYEAELVILCIGFQPNTQLVKGQIEMLGNGAIKVDDYMRTSNKDVFAAGDSCAIRYNPTGKYAYIPLATNAVRMGTLVAKNLMKPTIRYMGTQGTSGIKIYDQNIATTGLTETSALRMGMNVKSITILEHDRPEFMPTFEDISLKVVYEEDTKRIVGAQVMSKVDVTQSINTLSVCIQNNMTMDELGFVDFFFQPHYNKPWNFLNQAGLQTI from the coding sequence ATGAAAATAGCTGTTATTGGATGTACACATGCAGGAACTGCTGCAGTTTCAAATATGGTAAAACTTTACCCGGAGGCAGAAATTACAGTTTACGAAAAAAATGATAATATATCTTTTTTATCTTGTGGTATTGCTTTACATGTTAGTGGAGTGGTAAGAGATCCAAATGGTTTATTTTATTGTACTCCTGAAGAATTAACTGATCTCGGTGTGAACATGCGTATGAAGCATGAAGTGAATGATATTAATATTGAAGAAAAAACGATTATGGCAAAAGACCTTACAACGAATAGGATTGTACACGATACATTTGACAAACTTGTTCTAACAACAGGATCTTGGCCGGTAATTCCAAAAATTGAAGGTATAGATATGGAAAATGTACTTTTATGCAAAAACTTTCATCATGCTAATACAATTATTGAAAAAGCAAAGGATGCACAAAACATCGTTGTAGTTGGTGCAGGTTATATAGGCATCGAATTAGTAGAAGCCTTTGAAATGAGTGGTAAGAACGTGACACTTATTGATGGGGAAGAAAGAATTTTAAGCAAGTATTTAGACGAATCATTTACAAACGTAGTTGAACAAGATTTTCAAGAACGTGGTGTGAAGCTTGCTTTAGGAGAGACAGTCACACGTTTTGCTGGTGTAGATGGTAAAGTAACAGGTGTAGAAACAACGAAAGGAACATATGAAGCAGAGCTTGTGATCCTTTGTATTGGTTTCCAACCGAATACACAATTAGTAAAAGGACAAATTGAGATGCTTGGTAATGGAGCAATTAAAGTTGATGATTACATGAGAACAAGTAATAAGGATGTATTTGCTGCAGGTGATAGCTGTGCCATCCGCTACAATCCAACAGGTAAATATGCCTATATCCCTTTAGCAACAAATGCAGTAAGAATGGGGACATTAGTAGCGAAAAACTTGATGAAACCCACCATTCGCTATATGGGAACACAAGGTACTTCAGGTATAAAAATTTATGACCAAAACATTGCAACAACTGGATTAACCGAAACTTCAGCACTTCGTATGGGAATGAATGTGAAAAGTATCACAATCTTGGAGCATGACCGTCCTGAATTCATGCCGACTTTTGAAGATATTTCTTTAAAAGTAGTTTATGAAGAGGACACAAAACGAATCGTAGGTGCTCAAGTTATGTCTAAAGTTGACGTTACCCAATCTATTAATACATTGTCTGTATGTATCCAAAATAATATGACAATGGATGAGCTTGGCTTTGTGGATTTCTTCTTCCAGCCACATTACAATAAGCCATGGAATTTCTTAAATCAGGCAGGATTACAAACTATTTAG
- the fumC gene encoding class II fumarate hydratase, whose translation MNYRVEKDTMGEIQVPAEKYWGAQTQRSKQNFKIGREKMPNEVIIGFAILKRSAAIVNDSLGKLHTSKAAAIVKACDEIIEGKLNDHFPLVVWQTGSGTQSNMNVNEVVARRGNELLKEAGIDEVIHPNDDVNMSQSSNDTFPTAMHIAGVLAVETQLIPAIEQLYAILNQKVDQFKDVVKIGRTHLQDATPLTLGQEISGWTHMLSQTKEMIGNALPYMKNLAIGGTAVGTGINAHPEFGDRVAEEISKFTGKKFHSSSNKFHALTSHDETVYAHGALKALAANLMKIANDVRWLASGPRCGIGEITIPENEPGSSIMPGKVNPTQSEALTMVAVQVMGNDATIGFAASQGNFELNVFKPVIIYNFLQSVQLLSDGMNSFHDNCAVGIEANIPVIEKYVKDSLMLVTALNPHIGYENAAKIAKLAHKKGLTLKEAALQLQLLTAEQFDQYVKPEEMTYPK comes from the coding sequence TTGAATTATCGTGTAGAGAAAGACACAATGGGTGAAATTCAAGTACCAGCTGAAAAGTATTGGGGAGCACAGACACAACGAAGCAAGCAGAATTTTAAAATTGGTAGAGAAAAAATGCCGAATGAGGTGATTATCGGCTTTGCCATCTTAAAGCGAAGTGCTGCAATTGTTAATGATTCACTAGGAAAGTTACATACATCAAAAGCTGCTGCAATTGTTAAGGCATGTGATGAGATAATTGAGGGGAAATTAAATGATCATTTCCCACTGGTTGTATGGCAAACAGGAAGCGGTACGCAAAGTAATATGAATGTTAATGAGGTTGTCGCAAGAAGAGGAAATGAACTGTTAAAGGAAGCAGGTATTGATGAAGTCATCCATCCAAATGATGATGTCAATATGAGTCAAAGCTCAAATGATACGTTTCCAACAGCCATGCATATTGCAGGTGTGTTAGCTGTAGAAACACAACTAATTCCGGCTATCGAACAGCTTTATGCTATTTTAAATCAGAAAGTAGATCAATTTAAAGATGTAGTGAAAATTGGTCGTACACATTTACAGGATGCAACACCGTTAACCTTAGGTCAGGAAATCAGCGGCTGGACTCATATGCTATCACAAACGAAGGAAATGATTGGGAATGCTCTTCCGTACATGAAAAATTTGGCAATTGGAGGGACTGCGGTAGGAACGGGTATTAATGCACATCCTGAGTTTGGTGATCGAGTGGCAGAGGAAATTAGTAAATTTACAGGAAAGAAATTTCATTCGTCCAGTAATAAATTCCATGCACTAACAAGCCATGATGAAACTGTATATGCTCACGGAGCGTTGAAAGCATTAGCTGCCAATTTAATGAAAATTGCAAATGATGTTCGTTGGCTTGCAAGTGGACCGCGATGTGGAATTGGTGAAATTACTATACCTGAAAATGAGCCGGGGAGCTCAATTATGCCTGGAAAAGTCAATCCAACACAAAGCGAGGCATTAACGATGGTTGCTGTTCAAGTAATGGGAAATGATGCAACAATTGGCTTTGCTGCAAGTCAAGGAAACTTTGAATTAAACGTATTTAAGCCGGTCATTATTTATAATTTTCTACAATCAGTTCAACTTTTATCAGATGGCATGAATTCTTTCCATGATAATTGTGCTGTAGGTATTGAAGCAAACATACCGGTTATTGAAAAGTATGTGAAAGATTCTTTGATGCTTGTGACAGCACTTAATCCACATATAGGCTATGAAAATGCTGCGAAAATTGCCAAGCTTGCACATAAAAAAGGGTTAACCTTAAAGGAAGCAGCTCTTCAGCTTCAATTACTAACAGCAGAGCAGTTTGATCAATATGTAAAACCGGAAGAAATGACTTATCCAAAATAA
- a CDS encoding sensor histidine kinase, translating to MRNKPLAFQIWIVFSGILLVISLLLVILFPTTLRGFFTKEIYKTIENEQLVLLEYGNLGNNMGIEKQNDRTVTHLMLPIQRSFYFNSNEIELPVDFLRQTQELAANQKQSTYQYEKNLKNQTLFYVIRKITVNGEPSYLLSYSWDSYRNDLVFTLFRRLMIVMGVVFLFSWIPSIWLARYLSKPIVKLEKHVKKIADQEWHEPVEVDRNDEIGKLGQTIEKMRQHLVRKDEAQQTLLQNISHDLKTPVMVIRGYARSVNDGIFPKGDLSSTMDVIEDESEKLEKKIKDLLYLTKLDFLSTRKPRKSEFRIDALIREEIERIKWAKKGLNWTLELEEGIIVGDSEQWEKLIENLLENSLRYADQVISVSIKKNPTKLLLSVWNDGPSIDENMMDHLFEPFQKGQKGEFGIGLSIVKRIADLHDAKVWASNERNGAAFYIEVPYSK from the coding sequence ATGAGAAACAAACCGTTAGCCTTTCAAATTTGGATTGTTTTCTCAGGTATTCTCCTTGTTATATCACTTTTATTGGTTATTTTATTTCCCACAACTTTACGGGGATTTTTCACAAAAGAAATATATAAAACGATTGAGAATGAACAGCTTGTGTTACTGGAGTATGGAAATCTAGGAAATAATATGGGAATTGAAAAACAAAACGATCGTACCGTTACCCATTTAATGCTTCCTATTCAACGGTCTTTTTACTTTAATTCTAATGAAATTGAATTACCGGTTGATTTTCTAAGGCAAACACAGGAATTGGCAGCTAATCAAAAACAATCAACATACCAGTACGAGAAAAACTTAAAAAACCAAACTTTGTTTTATGTCATACGCAAAATTACTGTAAATGGAGAACCTAGTTACCTCCTTTCTTACTCTTGGGATTCCTATCGAAATGATCTTGTCTTTACACTATTCAGACGATTAATGATTGTAATGGGCGTCGTCTTTTTATTTAGCTGGATTCCCTCTATATGGTTAGCACGCTATCTATCAAAGCCGATTGTAAAGCTTGAAAAGCACGTAAAAAAAATCGCTGATCAAGAATGGCATGAACCTGTTGAAGTTGATCGAAATGATGAAATTGGCAAACTGGGACAAACTATCGAAAAAATGCGGCAACATCTGGTAAGAAAGGATGAAGCTCAACAGACTCTCTTACAAAATATCTCACACGATCTAAAAACACCTGTCATGGTCATTAGGGGTTACGCAAGGTCTGTTAATGATGGAATCTTTCCAAAAGGTGATTTATCAAGCACGATGGATGTTATAGAAGATGAATCAGAAAAGCTTGAGAAAAAAATAAAGGATTTGCTTTATTTAACGAAGCTCGATTTTTTATCCACTCGAAAGCCTAGAAAAAGTGAATTTCGCATTGATGCTCTTATACGAGAAGAAATTGAACGAATAAAATGGGCAAAAAAAGGTTTAAATTGGACTCTCGAGTTAGAAGAAGGAATAATTGTTGGCGATTCTGAACAATGGGAAAAGCTTATTGAAAACCTCCTTGAAAATTCCTTACGATATGCAGACCAAGTCATTTCGGTTTCCATCAAGAAAAATCCTACTAAGCTTCTCTTGTCCGTTTGGAACGATGGCCCATCAATTGATGAAAATATGATGGACCACTTATTTGAGCCATTTCAAAAGGGGCAAAAAGGGGAGTTTGGAATTGGACTAAGCATTGTAAAACGTATTGCTGATTTACATGATGCCAAGGTTTGGGCCTCTAATGAACGAAATGGCGCTGCATTTTATATAGAGGTTCCTTACAGTAAATAG
- a CDS encoding response regulator transcription factor: MSYNVYLVEDEQNLNELLTMYLKNESWSVTSCQTGSEARNLINTPPHLWILDIMLPDVDGYQLIREIKAVTPEVPVIFISARDADIDRVLGLELGSDDYISKPFLPRELVIRAQKLLSRMYVEQSSATSHLIQLDPYEIDEQVRIVYFNGEEVNLTSKEFDLLQLFLHNKGQAFSREQILTNLWGEDYFGTDRVVDDLVRRLRKKMPELKLETIYGFGYRMLKG; the protein is encoded by the coding sequence ATGAGTTACAACGTATATTTAGTCGAAGATGAGCAAAATTTAAATGAATTATTGACGATGTACTTAAAAAATGAAAGTTGGTCTGTTACGTCTTGTCAGACTGGTTCAGAAGCTAGAAACTTAATAAACACTCCACCACATTTGTGGATTTTAGATATCATGCTGCCTGATGTTGATGGTTATCAATTGATTAGAGAGATTAAAGCTGTTACACCTGAAGTACCTGTTATCTTTATTTCAGCAAGGGATGCAGATATAGATAGGGTTTTAGGGTTGGAGCTTGGAAGTGATGATTACATCTCAAAACCATTTCTTCCGAGAGAACTTGTGATTCGTGCTCAAAAACTGCTTTCAAGAATGTATGTAGAGCAATCAAGTGCAACAAGCCACTTAATACAACTTGATCCATATGAAATAGATGAACAAGTGCGTATCGTTTATTTTAATGGAGAAGAAGTCAATCTAACTTCAAAAGAATTTGATCTTCTTCAGCTTTTTCTTCACAACAAAGGCCAGGCTTTTTCCAGAGAACAAATACTAACAAACCTGTGGGGCGAAGATTACTTTGGAACAGATCGAGTCGTTGATGATTTGGTAAGAAGATTACGGAAAAAAATGCCGGAACTTAAATTAGAAACAATCTATGGTTTTGGCTATAGGATGTTAAAAGGATGA
- a CDS encoding S1C family serine protease, whose product MGYYDETEITREQKKPRRSFKPILSSLISGVVGGALVLGVTTFTNDQQPSSTENNQAVETAAQNGNSTSKVDTQAISTSSNSIADIVDSLSPAIVGITNLQAQTNGNFFGNSSGNSSGENIETGTGSGVIFKKEGDAGYIITNNHVIEGAQSIEVTLYSGDKVKAELVGTDALTDIAVLKINAEHVTVVAEMGDSSQLRTGEDVIAIGNPLGEEFTRTVTQGIVSGVDRTIDVTTSEGDWALDVLQTDAAINPGNSGGPLINMSGQVIGINSLKISESGVEGLGFAIPSNDVLPIAEELMNNGKIQRPFLGVGLVEMSEIPQYYLQEQINLPEDVTEGVIVGNVSPNSPADEAGLKQQDVIVSMNDQAITNASDLRKFLYTETEIGEEVDVTLYRAGEKVTLKIKLTNRDATNA is encoded by the coding sequence ATGGGATATTATGATGAAACGGAAATAACACGCGAACAAAAAAAACCACGTAGAAGCTTTAAACCAATTCTTTCTTCATTAATAAGCGGTGTAGTTGGTGGAGCACTTGTGCTTGGTGTAACCACTTTTACAAATGATCAACAACCAAGCAGCACTGAAAATAACCAAGCTGTAGAAACAGCTGCGCAAAACGGAAATTCAACTTCTAAGGTTGATACACAAGCTATATCAACCAGTTCAAACTCTATTGCTGATATTGTAGACAGCCTTTCACCAGCAATTGTTGGAATTACAAACTTACAAGCTCAAACAAATGGAAATTTCTTTGGAAACTCCTCTGGAAACTCATCAGGGGAAAATATTGAAACCGGAACAGGTTCAGGAGTGATCTTTAAGAAAGAAGGAGACGCTGGTTATATTATTACAAATAACCATGTTATAGAAGGAGCTCAGTCAATCGAAGTCACACTTTATAGCGGAGATAAAGTTAAAGCCGAATTAGTAGGAACAGATGCATTAACAGACATTGCTGTTCTAAAAATAAATGCCGAGCATGTGACAGTCGTCGCTGAAATGGGTGACTCTTCACAGCTTCGTACAGGAGAAGATGTTATTGCGATAGGAAATCCATTGGGCGAAGAGTTTACAAGAACAGTAACACAAGGGATTGTTAGCGGAGTTGATCGAACAATTGATGTCACTACCTCTGAAGGAGATTGGGCATTAGATGTTCTGCAAACAGACGCAGCGATAAACCCTGGTAACAGTGGTGGTCCTTTAATCAATATGAGCGGACAGGTTATTGGAATCAACAGTTTAAAGATCTCTGAAAGTGGTGTCGAAGGTTTAGGATTTGCAATTCCGAGTAATGATGTGCTACCTATTGCAGAAGAGTTAATGAATAACGGAAAAATTCAACGACCATTCCTGGGAGTAGGTTTAGTAGAGATGAGTGAAATTCCTCAGTATTATTTGCAGGAACAAATAAACCTACCTGAAGATGTAACAGAAGGAGTAATCGTTGGAAATGTCTCACCAAACTCCCCGGCAGATGAGGCAGGCTTAAAGCAACAAGATGTGATTGTTTCTATGAACGATCAAGCTATTACGAATGCGAGTGACCTAAGAAAGTTTCTTTATACTGAAACAGAAATAGGTGAAGAAGTAGATGTTACGCTATATCGTGCAGGTGAAAAAGTAACACTTAAAATCAAACTAACAAACCGTGATGCAACAAACGCATAG
- a CDS encoding PAS domain S-box protein, which translates to MNSLNIEKKRKKLEMFIKESLFVEQIFKDTKPEAYYAMDVEGKFVIANRACELISGYSQEELNQFSYSDLIIESHLQNVQTKFHYSLTGAIQQYQCTILSKSNERVDLEVTNSPIIVDNEIIGVYGIAKNITYFNEQRKKLKESERLHRSLIEHSPDGVIITQEQRVVFANKKASELLGGNKVEDVLGKDVSTFLKRYSSMLINNFSMAEKGLASELHEVKIVQLNNKEIDVEIKTIPTIFQEDHAVYFIIRDITERKLAHEMMINSEKLTVAGQLAAGIAHEIRNPITAIKGFMQLMESGKNYKQEFFSVISAEINRMEIILSELLALAKPQLERYRHRDIQSILKHVVTLTKTQAILHNVNLKTTFHPEPVFVLCDENKLKQVFINFIKNAIEAMKNEGTITLIVEKYDDSSVVVNIKDQGSGIPKKILDRIGEPFFTTKENGTGLGVMVSLEIMKHHNGAVTIESDSNGTTVSIQLPISKPED; encoded by the coding sequence ATGAATAGCTTAAATATAGAGAAAAAGAGAAAAAAGCTAGAAATGTTTATAAAAGAGAGTTTATTTGTTGAACAGATCTTTAAAGACACAAAGCCTGAGGCTTATTATGCTATGGATGTAGAGGGGAAATTTGTAATAGCAAATAGAGCTTGTGAATTAATATCTGGGTATAGTCAGGAAGAATTAAACCAATTCTCTTATAGTGATTTAATTATTGAATCTCACCTTCAAAATGTACAAACAAAGTTTCATTATTCTTTAACAGGGGCCATTCAGCAATACCAATGTACAATATTGTCTAAAAGTAACGAAAGAGTCGATTTAGAAGTAACAAATTCTCCTATTATTGTTGATAATGAGATTATCGGTGTTTATGGAATAGCAAAGAATATTACTTATTTTAACGAACAAAGAAAGAAGCTAAAGGAAAGTGAGCGGCTCCATCGAAGCCTGATTGAGCACTCTCCTGATGGAGTAATCATTACCCAAGAGCAACGGGTTGTATTTGCGAACAAAAAAGCTTCTGAGTTACTCGGTGGAAATAAGGTTGAGGATGTCTTGGGAAAAGATGTAAGCACTTTTTTAAAAAGATATTCAAGTATGCTTATCAATAATTTTAGCATGGCTGAAAAAGGACTGGCTTCAGAACTACATGAAGTAAAAATAGTCCAGCTTAACAATAAAGAAATAGATGTTGAAATTAAGACCATTCCTACAATATTTCAAGAAGATCATGCAGTTTATTTCATTATTAGAGATATTACTGAGCGTAAATTAGCACACGAAATGATGATTAACTCGGAAAAGTTAACGGTTGCCGGACAACTAGCAGCAGGGATCGCTCATGAAATACGCAACCCGATTACTGCGATAAAAGGATTTATGCAATTGATGGAGAGCGGTAAAAACTATAAACAAGAATTTTTTTCAGTTATCTCTGCTGAAATCAATCGTATGGAAATTATTTTGAGTGAGTTATTAGCTTTAGCTAAGCCTCAATTAGAACGGTATCGACATAGAGACATTCAAAGTATTTTAAAGCATGTTGTTACACTTACAAAAACTCAAGCAATATTACATAATGTTAATTTAAAAACTACGTTTCATCCAGAGCCTGTATTTGTATTATGTGATGAAAATAAACTCAAACAGGTGTTTATAAATTTCATTAAAAATGCAATAGAAGCAATGAAAAATGAGGGGACCATCACACTAATAGTCGAAAAATACGATGATTCCTCTGTTGTGGTAAACATAAAAGATCAAGGGTCAGGAATTCCGAAGAAAATCCTAGATAGAATAGGCGAACCCTTTTTTACAACAAAGGAAAATGGGACAGGTCTCGGGGTTATGGTTAGCCTTGAAATTATGAAACATCATAATGGAGCTGTTACTATTGAAAGTGATTCAAATGGAACAACAGTTTCAATTCAACTCCCTATTTCAAAACCAGAAGATTAA
- a CDS encoding GNAT family N-acetyltransferase, translated as MEIKTKRLIIKPCTGELIEEDEDIKPHIHHYLEELEIDQDLLGWGVWLVFSQTDEKIVGDIGFKGKPVNGIVEVGYGISPDAQNEGYATEAVEALVNWAFQTGKVNKIIAECKKTNHASIRVLEKLFMDIVEQDEHMVYWEKHIFH; from the coding sequence ATGGAGATTAAGACGAAACGATTAATTATTAAGCCTTGTACAGGAGAATTAATAGAAGAAGATGAAGATATAAAGCCTCATATTCACCACTATCTAGAAGAACTTGAAATAGATCAAGATCTTCTTGGCTGGGGAGTTTGGCTTGTATTCTCACAAACAGATGAAAAAATAGTTGGTGATATAGGTTTCAAAGGAAAGCCTGTTAACGGTATTGTAGAGGTTGGATACGGAATATCCCCTGATGCACAAAACGAAGGGTATGCAACTGAAGCAGTAGAGGCATTAGTTAACTGGGCCTTTCAAACAGGTAAAGTAAATAAAATTATAGCGGAATGCAAAAAAACGAACCATGCCTCCATTCGTGTATTAGAAAAGTTGTTCATGGATATAGTGGAACAAGACGAACATATGGTGTATTGGGAGAAACATATTTTTCATTAA
- a CDS encoding manganese catalase family protein: MFFHIKELQYNAKPDRPDAVYAKKLQEILGGQFGEISVALQYLFQGWATRCPGKYKDMLLDIGTEELAHIEMLSVMIGRLLDNAPLKDQEEAAKNPVIEAVLGGMNPQHAIVSGLGALPVNSTGVPWMGSYIIASGNLLADFRANLNAESQGRLQAVRLYEATDDRGVKDMLSFLIARDRMHQNQWLAAIAELEAKEGRTVPSTFPIHLEAQEFSYKFMNLSRGEESARGRWASGPSMDGQGVFEYVQHPQPHAPKPVPRPAPPEYHDTPPSSC; this comes from the coding sequence ATGTTTTTTCACATCAAGGAGCTTCAATACAACGCGAAACCCGATCGGCCGGATGCTGTTTATGCCAAGAAGCTTCAGGAAATTTTAGGTGGTCAATTTGGGGAAATATCAGTTGCCCTACAATACTTATTTCAAGGCTGGGCAACAAGATGTCCAGGGAAATATAAAGACATGTTATTAGATATCGGAACTGAGGAGCTTGCCCACATTGAAATGCTCTCGGTCATGATTGGCAGATTGCTAGATAATGCTCCTTTAAAAGACCAAGAGGAAGCTGCCAAAAACCCTGTTATCGAAGCTGTACTTGGGGGAATGAATCCACAGCATGCGATTGTATCAGGGCTCGGTGCACTGCCTGTTAATAGTACAGGTGTACCATGGATGGGAAGCTATATTATTGCAAGTGGTAATTTACTGGCTGACTTTAGAGCGAATTTAAATGCGGAGTCACAAGGAAGATTACAAGCGGTTCGTTTATATGAAGCAACTGATGATCGCGGTGTTAAGGATATGCTGTCATTCTTAATTGCCAGAGATCGGATGCACCAAAATCAGTGGTTAGCAGCCATTGCTGAGCTTGAAGCCAAGGAAGGAAGAACAGTACCAAGTACATTCCCAATTCATTTGGAAGCTCAGGAATTCTCTTATAAATTTATGAATCTATCAAGAGGAGAAGAAAGCGCACGGGGCCGTTGGGCAAGTGGACCAAGCATGGATGGGCAGGGTGTTTTTGAATATGTACAGCATCCACAGCCACATGCTCCAAAACCCGTCCCACGTCCAGCACCACCTGAATATCATGATACACCGCCAAGTAGCTGTTAA